From a region of the Bacteroidota bacterium genome:
- a CDS encoding adenylate/guanylate cyclase domain-containing protein, with amino-acid sequence MYLKNKGMYLNTNSLSLTERRSIIHGEKLEVVVVYADLRGFAQWSLTSTAADITRIIEVVYDRVIQLAFFYKHTFHKFLGDGFVLIWEVKDHGSRAEALHWAMAAAFEIHKRYWYIAQQLRFPAPSGFGIGISCGEVVRIDPETFIPELNEPDFVGYPMNSGARLQKLAGPYGTVIDSAAAEIALNHPERVLRANNSILSLQMLRPHNKAVAVASKFSGLNESDVFGFRYVVWPYVKNALWRVDGRA; translated from the coding sequence ATGTATCTAAAGAACAAGGGCATGTACCTGAATACAAATAGCTTATCGCTGACGGAACGACGCTCGATCATCCACGGGGAGAAACTCGAGGTGGTGGTGGTGTACGCCGACCTGCGCGGGTTCGCGCAATGGTCGCTGACTTCGACGGCCGCGGACATTACGCGGATTATCGAGGTGGTCTACGACCGCGTCATCCAGCTCGCCTTCTTTTACAAGCACACGTTTCACAAGTTTCTTGGCGACGGATTCGTGCTGATCTGGGAGGTGAAAGACCACGGGTCCAGGGCCGAGGCGTTGCACTGGGCGATGGCCGCCGCGTTTGAAATCCACAAGCGGTACTGGTATATCGCGCAGCAGCTCCGGTTCCCCGCTCCCTCGGGTTTTGGCATCGGGATTTCCTGCGGGGAAGTGGTCCGGATCGATCCCGAAACGTTCATTCCCGAATTGAACGAACCGGACTTCGTCGGATACCCGATGAACAGCGGAGCGCGGCTGCAGAAGCTTGCCGGACCCTACGGGACGGTGATCGACAGCGCCGCGGCGGAGATCGCCCTCAATCACCCCGAGCGTGTGTTGCGCGCGAACAACTCCATTCTCTCTCTCCAGATGCTCAGGCCGCACAACAAGGCGGTCGCGGTGGCGAGCAAGTTTTCCGGTTTGAACGAAAGCGACGTCTTCGGCTTCCGGTATGTCGTCTGGCCCTACGTAAAGAACGCGCTCTGGCGCGTGGACGGAAGAGCATGA
- a CDS encoding L-threonylcarbamoyladenylate synthase, whose product MYLKVHPENPQGRHIDRAVSVLRDGGVIIYPTDTVYGIGCSIYNTRAIERIYEIKRQDRAKPFSFICSDLSHISEYARVSNPAFRLMKQLVPGPYTFILPATSLKQLPKSLISKRKTVGIRVPKNNISVSLVRGLDHPLLSASIANDLGEIVSDPELIKRQYESAVDLIIDGGNSMAELSTILDLTEERPVVVREGAGDVSMLIAA is encoded by the coding sequence ATGTATCTAAAAGTTCATCCGGAGAATCCGCAAGGGAGACACATCGACCGCGCCGTGAGCGTTCTGCGGGACGGGGGAGTGATCATTTATCCGACCGACACCGTCTACGGGATCGGGTGCAGCATTTATAATACGCGCGCGATCGAAAGGATTTACGAGATCAAACGGCAGGACCGCGCCAAACCGTTCAGCTTTATTTGCAGCGACTTGAGTCACATCAGCGAATATGCCAGGGTTTCCAACCCGGCTTTCCGGCTGATGAAACAACTGGTTCCGGGGCCTTACACATTCATTCTCCCCGCGACCAGTCTGAAGCAATTGCCCAAGAGCCTGATTTCGAAACGGAAAACGGTCGGCATCCGTGTGCCGAAAAACAACATTTCCGTCAGCCTGGTTCGCGGCCTGGACCATCCGCTTCTGAGCGCGAGCATTGCCAACGACCTGGGCGAGATCGTGAGCGACCCCGAGCTCATCAAGCGCCAGTATGAATCGGCCGTCGACCTGATCATCGACGGAGGGAACAGCATGGCGGAGCTCTCCACGATACTCGATCTGACAGAAGAACGGCCCGTCGTCGTGAGGGAAGGTGCCGGGGATGTGAGCATGCTGATTGCGGCATAA
- a CDS encoding DNA recombination protein RmuC codes for MEPTIVALSLLAGLLLVLLLRRQRSPVNPDESSLMLGLQQHVESLRADVRTSLQHITENVNRQLAAVTEQMQSQTSSVGSRLDNAARLMGDVERNLGELGKATLEIKELGQSVSKLDELLRAPKLRGGLGEYLLEDLLKQVLPAGHFEMQHRFRDGQIVDAVIRTSDRLVPVDSKFPLENFRKAASASDEAEKRSSQKAFTGDLKRHIDAIAAKYILPDEGTFPFALMYIPSENIYYELIIKDDGSNGAGIYDYALEKRVIPVSPNSFYAYLQVIALGLRGLSIEQSAREILSALGRLQGDVGRVREVFDTLGSHLENARRKYAEADKRLAAFEGRLETITDDTVPARGAQGLPGTVQGEVPVLEVEEPIIR; via the coding sequence ATGGAACCAACAATTGTCGCGCTCTCCCTCCTTGCCGGCCTTCTCCTCGTCCTTCTTCTCAGACGCCAACGATCCCCCGTCAATCCGGACGAATCTTCTCTGATGCTCGGGTTACAACAGCACGTCGAATCGCTCCGAGCTGACGTGCGCACCAGCCTGCAGCATATCACCGAGAACGTGAACAGGCAGCTTGCCGCCGTGACCGAGCAGATGCAGTCGCAGACGAGCAGCGTGGGATCGAGGCTCGACAACGCGGCCAGGCTCATGGGCGACGTCGAGCGAAATCTGGGCGAGCTGGGCAAGGCGACCCTAGAAATAAAAGAGCTCGGACAGAGCGTGTCGAAACTTGACGAGCTGTTGCGCGCGCCGAAACTTCGCGGCGGGCTGGGCGAGTATCTCCTCGAAGACCTTCTGAAGCAGGTCCTTCCCGCCGGGCACTTCGAAATGCAGCACCGGTTCCGGGACGGGCAGATCGTCGATGCGGTGATCAGGACGTCCGACCGGCTGGTGCCTGTCGACTCGAAGTTCCCGCTGGAGAATTTCCGCAAGGCCGCCTCCGCTTCCGACGAAGCGGAGAAGAGAAGCTCTCAAAAGGCGTTCACCGGAGACCTGAAAAGACATATCGATGCGATCGCGGCGAAGTATATTCTTCCCGACGAGGGGACCTTCCCGTTCGCCCTCATGTACATCCCGTCCGAGAATATCTACTATGAGCTCATCATTAAGGACGACGGGTCGAACGGCGCGGGAATTTACGACTATGCCCTTGAGAAGCGGGTCATACCCGTTTCCCCGAACAGTTTCTACGCCTACCTCCAGGTGATCGCGCTCGGCCTCCGGGGTCTCTCCATCGAACAAAGCGCCCGGGAAATTCTCTCCGCCCTCGGACGATTGCAGGGAGACGTCGGCCGCGTTCGCGAGGTGTTCGACACGCTCGGGTCCCACCTGGAAAATGCCCGCCGGAAATACGCGGAGGCTGATAAGCGCCTCGCCGCCTTCGAAGGAAGACTCGAAACCATCACCGACGACACTGTGCCCGCGCGAGGAGCTCAAGGCCTGCCGGGAACGGTACAGGGGGAAGTGCCGGTCCTGGAAGTTGAAGAACCCATCATTCGCTGA
- a CDS encoding T9SS type A sorting domain-containing protein, whose protein sequence is MTIAILFLLAREHSPASETLRGYVRATPFPTCTNRCDLLQLEPDSGYSEVFLTRDLNSTVNLTNYLDMHVQVTGFRAGCGGCQDLFVSVIVVLGTNGVDDELFLPGSSLLRQNYPNPFNPETIIEYSLAASAHVRLAVFDLLGREISTLVAAEQGAGVHRIVWHGSGQPTGIYLYRLSTSGPGQSALIQSKSMILLR, encoded by the coding sequence TTGACGATCGCGATCCTCTTCCTTCTTGCCCGGGAGCATTCACCGGCGTCGGAAACGTTGCGGGGATACGTCCGCGCCACGCCCTTTCCCACCTGCACCAACCGGTGCGACCTGCTCCAGCTCGAGCCCGACTCCGGATACTCGGAGGTGTTTCTCACCCGCGACCTCAACTCGACGGTCAATCTCACGAACTACCTCGACATGCACGTGCAGGTGACCGGGTTTCGGGCGGGCTGCGGCGGATGCCAGGACCTGTTCGTCTCGGTCATCGTCGTCCTGGGAACGAATGGAGTCGATGACGAACTGTTCCTCCCGGGCTCGTCCCTCCTCCGCCAGAATTATCCAAACCCGTTCAATCCCGAAACCATCATCGAGTACTCTCTCGCGGCAAGCGCGCATGTCAGGCTTGCCGTCTTCGACCTTCTCGGGCGGGAGATCTCGACTCTCGTCGCGGCCGAACAGGGGGCGGGAGTCCACCGAATCGTATGGCACGGTTCCGGACAGCCCACGGGAATCTACCTCTACCGGCTGAGCACATCCGGGCCCGGGCAGAGTGCTCTGATTCAATCAAAATCGATGATCCTCCTGCGCTGA
- a CDS encoding sulfite oxidase-like oxidoreductase, producing MALFDPKKRFVPGINSFGKPKTPPGQVATAKFPVLTYGDTPEIDTNSWRFRVWGEVEKPLLWTWQDFMNFPQTTIRADFHCVTRWSRFDDDWTGVLFRDLVKHVGMKPAAKFVMQHAYGDYTTNNSLDIMLNEDVIFAHTFNGQPLPAAHGGPMRVFTPRRYAWKGAKWVNGLEFLVEDRPGFWELNGYNTPADPWKEERFG from the coding sequence ATGGCGCTCTTCGATCCGAAAAAGCGCTTCGTCCCGGGCATCAACTCGTTCGGGAAGCCGAAGACGCCGCCCGGCCAGGTGGCGACCGCGAAGTTTCCGGTCCTCACCTACGGCGATACGCCCGAGATCGATACGAACTCGTGGCGGTTCAGGGTCTGGGGCGAAGTCGAGAAGCCTCTCCTCTGGACATGGCAGGATTTCATGAACTTCCCGCAGACGACCATACGTGCGGATTTTCATTGCGTGACCCGCTGGAGCAGGTTCGACGACGATTGGACGGGGGTGCTGTTCAGGGACCTTGTGAAGCATGTGGGGATGAAACCCGCGGCGAAATTCGTGATGCAGCACGCCTACGGCGATTACACCACCAACAACTCGCTCGACATTATGTTGAACGAAGACGTCATCTTCGCACACACGTTCAACGGCCAGCCCCTTCCCGCGGCTCACGGCGGGCCCATGCGGGTCTTTACGCCGCGCCGGTATGCGTGGAAAGGCGCCAAGTGGGTCAACGGCCTGGAATTTCTCGTCGAAGACCGGCCGGGATTCTGGGAGTTGAACGGTTATAACACTCCTGCCGATCCCTGGAAGGAAGAACGATTCGGATAG
- the moaCB gene encoding bifunctional molybdenum cofactor biosynthesis protein MoaC/MoaB, producing the protein MVAAGAPIAPGIQLPLTSSQSPSMRDVSSKSSTLRSAKASAVLNVDKSTIEAIRSGNVPKADPLGVARVAGIQAAKGTSVLIPYCHQVPLDHVEVTVDLENSRIVVNTEVKAIWKTGVEMEALVAASVTALTLYDMLKAIDEGMEIQSIRLLEKKGGKSALKGTGEGLTAAVLVMSDSVSKGEKEDASGKLLAEKLRGFKFQVPVYKVLPDDRAGIEMELKELADKKQIDLVLMTGGTGAGPRDVTPEATLAVIERRLDGVEESLRSYGSDRLPTAMLTRGVAGIRGKTLIINLPGSKRGAEDGINALFPGILHTFKMMRGEGH; encoded by the coding sequence GTGGTCGCGGCAGGCGCCCCGATCGCACCCGGGATCCAACTTCCACTTACATCGAGCCAATCCCCCTCCATGCGAGACGTCTCTTCCAAATCGAGCACATTGCGAAGCGCCAAAGCTTCCGCGGTGTTGAATGTGGACAAATCGACCATCGAAGCGATCCGTTCAGGCAATGTCCCGAAGGCGGATCCCCTCGGGGTCGCGCGGGTGGCGGGCATCCAGGCCGCAAAAGGTACGAGCGTGCTGATCCCTTATTGCCACCAGGTGCCGCTCGATCATGTGGAGGTGACAGTGGATCTCGAAAACTCCCGGATCGTCGTCAACACGGAGGTGAAGGCGATCTGGAAAACCGGCGTGGAAATGGAGGCCCTCGTCGCCGCATCGGTCACGGCGCTGACCCTCTACGACATGCTGAAGGCGATCGACGAAGGAATGGAAATCCAATCGATCCGGCTCCTCGAAAAGAAGGGGGGCAAGTCCGCCCTGAAAGGCACAGGGGAGGGGTTGACCGCCGCCGTGCTGGTGATGAGCGATTCGGTGAGCAAGGGGGAAAAGGAAGACGCTTCCGGAAAGCTGCTTGCCGAGAAATTGCGGGGCTTCAAGTTTCAGGTTCCGGTCTATAAAGTACTCCCGGACGACCGGGCGGGAATCGAAATGGAATTGAAAGAACTCGCAGACAAAAAGCAGATCGATCTGGTGCTGATGACCGGCGGAACCGGGGCCGGGCCGCGAGACGTCACGCCGGAGGCGACGCTTGCTGTGATTGAACGCCGCCTCGACGGCGTCGAAGAATCGTTGCGGAGCTACGGGTCGGACCGGTTGCCGACCGCGATGCTCACACGCGGTGTCGCCGGTATCCGGGGGAAGACATTGATCATCAACCTCCCCGGATCGAAGCGAGGGGCGGAAGACGGGATCAATGCGCTCTTCCCGGGCATCCTCCACACCTTCAAGATGATGAGGGGGGAGGGACACTAG
- the moaA gene encoding GTP 3',8-cyclase MoaA, with protein MTQSASHILQDTFGRTVNNLRISVTDRCNFRCKYCMPEEGMVWLDRRELLTFEEISRLVRIFSGLGVKKIRLTGGEPLMRRELHLLVEKIARIPGIEDLALTTNGFFLAEQALALCKAGLGRITVSLDSLQPGRFSAMVRRDYFQKVWDSLEVVEKLPLRPIKINVVIIRGMNDDEIENFALLSRTRPFHVRFIEFMPIGADDGWSIEKVVPSKEIVERINSGKHKLVPVEYHGAQPADRYRFEDGAGEIGFISSVSEPFCASCNRVRLTSDGKLRTCLFSLHETDLKTMMRNGSGDDELRDTIIGAVRLKEEGHLINRPGFVRPERTMSQIGG; from the coding sequence ATGACCCAATCAGCCTCTCACATACTACAGGACACCTTCGGCCGCACGGTGAACAACCTGCGCATTTCGGTCACCGACCGGTGCAATTTCCGCTGCAAGTACTGCATGCCGGAGGAGGGGATGGTCTGGCTTGACCGGCGGGAGCTCCTGACATTTGAGGAAATCTCCCGGCTCGTCCGTATTTTTTCCGGACTGGGGGTCAAAAAAATCCGGTTGACGGGCGGGGAGCCGCTCATGCGGCGCGAACTGCACCTGCTTGTCGAAAAAATTGCCAGGATCCCCGGGATCGAAGACCTGGCGCTTACCACGAACGGCTTTTTCCTTGCGGAACAGGCGCTCGCGCTCTGCAAGGCGGGTCTCGGCCGGATCACCGTCAGCCTCGACTCCCTTCAGCCCGGAAGGTTCTCCGCCATGGTGCGCCGCGACTATTTTCAGAAAGTCTGGGATTCGCTCGAGGTGGTCGAGAAGCTTCCGCTGCGCCCGATCAAGATCAACGTCGTGATTATCCGCGGAATGAACGACGACGAAATCGAAAATTTTGCGCTACTTTCCAGAACGCGCCCGTTCCATGTCCGCTTCATCGAGTTCATGCCGATCGGGGCGGACGACGGCTGGTCGATCGAAAAAGTCGTCCCCTCGAAGGAGATCGTCGAGCGGATCAATTCCGGGAAGCATAAGCTTGTCCCCGTCGAATACCACGGTGCGCAGCCTGCCGACCGCTACCGGTTCGAGGACGGGGCGGGGGAGATCGGTTTTATCAGCTCCGTCTCGGAACCGTTCTGCGCTTCCTGCAACCGTGTCCGTCTCACCTCGGACGGAAAACTCCGCACATGCCTCTTCTCGCTCCACGAGACCGATCTGAAAACCATGATGCGGAACGGCTCAGGTGATGACGAGCTGCGCGACACCATTATCGGCGCGGTCCGGTTGAAGGAGGAGGGGCATCTCATCAACCGCCCCGGCTTCGTCAGACCCGAAAGGACGATGAGCCAGATCGGCGGCTGA
- a CDS encoding VIT1/CCC1 transporter family protein gives MNDRPPVTNAEIVQALRKNWRAEKESAQLYRELAGSEKDTKRKAVLLRLAEAEERHAARWEKRLSDVGERPPTISGNLKSRLSRWINRHVGSDVAIRRLEAAEERDKARYETQQERALSGDAEAPSILQELALEEKAHSRVLQNLLPDLGPKTALDLMLRRERWHVRGGSWIADAIYGVNDGLGAVFGIVSGVAGATNNQQHIVLISGLAGMIASALSMGAGAYLAVKSEREVHEAEISRERREVEDDPEEETEEMALFYQLQGFEPEEARRMAERLAQDPEQMVKAMAQSELGLSEMTFRNPWKSSASAAISTAVGAFIPIIPFFFLGGFPAVVAAFAISIVAHFAVGAAKSILTTRNWLASGMEMTFVGILEAGVTYGLGSIFGALA, from the coding sequence ATGAACGATCGACCTCCCGTCACGAACGCCGAAATCGTACAAGCCCTCCGGAAAAACTGGCGGGCAGAGAAAGAAAGCGCGCAACTCTACCGGGAGCTTGCCGGTTCCGAGAAAGACACAAAGAGGAAAGCAGTTCTCCTGCGTCTGGCGGAAGCGGAGGAACGGCATGCAGCCCGCTGGGAAAAGAGGCTCTCGGACGTGGGAGAACGCCCGCCGACGATAAGCGGCAACCTGAAGAGCCGGTTGAGCCGCTGGATCAACAGGCATGTCGGAAGCGACGTGGCGATCAGACGCCTGGAGGCGGCGGAGGAGAGAGACAAAGCCCGGTATGAGACTCAGCAGGAACGGGCGCTCTCCGGCGACGCCGAAGCTCCGTCGATCTTGCAGGAACTCGCTCTTGAGGAGAAGGCGCACTCAAGGGTGCTGCAAAACCTGCTGCCGGACCTGGGGCCCAAGACTGCGCTCGACCTGATGCTGAGGCGGGAACGCTGGCATGTGCGCGGCGGATCGTGGATCGCCGATGCCATCTACGGAGTCAACGACGGGCTCGGCGCCGTGTTCGGGATTGTCTCCGGCGTCGCTGGGGCGACGAATAACCAGCAGCATATCGTGCTGATCTCGGGGTTGGCGGGCATGATCGCGTCCGCCCTTTCGATGGGGGCAGGGGCCTACCTTGCAGTCAAGAGCGAACGCGAGGTCCACGAGGCGGAGATTTCCCGGGAGCGGCGCGAAGTGGAGGATGATCCCGAGGAGGAGACGGAGGAGATGGCGCTCTTCTACCAGCTTCAGGGCTTTGAGCCGGAAGAGGCGAGGCGCATGGCCGAGAGGCTCGCGCAGGATCCGGAGCAGATGGTGAAGGCCATGGCACAAAGCGAGCTCGGGCTATCAGAAATGACGTTCCGTAATCCGTGGAAATCGAGCGCGTCCGCCGCCATCTCGACCGCGGTGGGTGCGTTCATACCGATTATCCCGTTTTTTTTCCTCGGCGGGTTTCCGGCAGTCGTGGCGGCATTCGCGATCAGCATCGTCGCCCATTTCGCCGTAGGCGCGGCCAAGTCGATTCTGACGACGCGAAACTGGCTCGCATCGGGGATGGAAATGACGTTCGTCGGGATCCTCGAAGCGGGTGTGACGTACGGGCTTGGCTCGATCTTCGGGGCTTTGGCCTGA